Sequence from the Drosophila innubila isolate TH190305 chromosome 3L unlocalized genomic scaffold, UK_Dinn_1.0 0_D_3L, whole genome shotgun sequence genome:
ccaaaaatacaatttcatgcttgaaattttaatttaaataaatgcctTCATTTAGGCAGTTAGGCACaaatttttgcacaatttaaCGCCGCAATGTGACGCTCATTTCGAGTTTATTTACATATCATTTAACGGCTCAACTCTGGCCCAGAAGTTTGGGCTGAAAGTTCTTTTGTGTGGGTGGAGTTGCGAGAGCcacagaaataaataaataaataaggcaCAATCCATCAGGGCATGGACATGGATATGGACATGGATGTGGACGTGGACGTGAACGAAtatgtattcgtattcgtattcgtgtTCGTATCCTTTGTCTCACATAAAGTATTTTGACTGTCAACTCTATGCGATTTTCGTTACCACTTCCTGAGTTCCGTgtctccgtctccatctccgtctctgctgctgtttctctttctgtctctacTTTTggttgtgtctgtgtctgttgCTGGGTCAGTTGTGTGTTGTTTCGAGTGCTGCGTCAACACACTACGAAACTGTGAAAAAATTGCTGCCTGTGgggctgtgactgtgactgtgactgacAGTTGCAATGTATGCTATAATATCCTGGTCTTCGTCCTGGCGCTGACATGTGCACTTGTTTGTCCCTGGTGCGGCCTTAATGATGACTGAGCGAACTGAACGCCGCCAACATTCACAATTTATTTGGGGCGTTGTCGTCGAGGACTACGACGACTTGCCACTTCGTgtggaaatatttaatttaagcttaatGACGCCGAAAGCAAGTGCGTTAAGGCTTTAAAAAGGTACCATAAAGGTATGAGTACTGTATGCTGGCAACAACTTGATTGTAATTAAAACACAAACATGTTACGGACTGTTGTTGTTCAGGTGTTGTTCATGGCCTCGTGTTTGTCGTTTAAATGCCCATTGACCGCAACACACAAACTGACCAAAAAAGCCACAATTGCTGGCGCCCAACCACctacgttgggcgccaaaCGATATGAAAACTGCCTCAATATTTGACCACAAATGGTTGGTGACACTGGCATTTGTATCAATCACAGACAACAgcaatgtacaatgtacattaTACAACAGAGTGAAGGGTAGAAGGGGAAAGGTCTATATTAAAGGGGATGAAGTCGCACATAATTGGCAAATGACAATTGAAACGGCGTCATAGAGACGGAGTGAGTCCTAAACAAATATTGACTGTTGGCCAGACAGGCAACAGGCTCGTTCgattgttctttttgtttttgtttttttttggggggcaGCAACATTGACACTTCAATTATAGCACAAATAAAGCATTTACCGCATCTAATGAGCTGTCACTCCTTGAAACCTTCCACAGGGATTACTTCTACGACAGCTATTGCTCCTCGGCATTGTTGCGGGGAGGTGGAGGAGGCGTCAATGGAGTGCGACCAAAGAAGCGTAAGCGTCTGAtgaccagcaacaacagtctgGCAGCGGCTgtccaacagcaacagcagcaacatggccAACATCATCATAGTGCcgctgctgtggcagctgcagctgctgctgccgtgcatcatcagcaacagcagcaggcagtgcagcagcaacaccagcaacatcagcatcagcaacagcagcatcatcatcatcaccagcagcaagtagctgctgttgccatgGCGGCAATGGCCAATTtgttgccacagcaacagctgttgctgcatCAGCAGAATCTGCTGTCGAATGCAGCGGCAGCAGTGGCCActacagcggcaacaacatcagcgCCCAGTGCCCTTCACTGGTCACAGTTCAaacaggaacaacagcagcagcagcatcaacagcagcagcagcaacagcagcaacaacaacagcaacattttgtggctgctgctaCGGGTTTCCAGTTGAAGAGCGTTATCGCCGGACAGTCAACGACATCGCCACAGAATACAAAGTCAGCAATAATTGCAAATCAAACAGCGCTCGTGGAGCCGTACGGTGCCTTTTCCCAGCAGCCGTCGCATcaccagcaacatcagcaacagcagcaacaacagcagcaacaacaacagcagcagttgggTTGCCTGTTGCAACCGTTGACTTTGGCATTGTCCCCACAGCAACCGCAGCCGCTACAATTGCATAGCCAATtgatgcagcaacaacagcatcagcaacagcaacagcaacagcagcaacaacaacagcagcagcagcaacagcaacaacagctacagcagcatcaacaacaacagcaacaacaacagctggcaCAGGAGCAATTAAGTTTGCATCAACACTGGGGACCATTCAAAGTCTACAGTGAGTACTCGTATTGACTACACTTGTTTGCCAACAATCTATATTTAGCCATGTTTGCAGTACCAATAATTGctggaaatttaattttggctTTACAATTAGCTGGCAATGCTAGACAGTTTAATAATCTTAGGAAACAGGgagttaaatatgaaaataattgtttaagaAAATCATTAGATTTCACAATCGAACTTTAATACATATgaaatttcgatataaaatattttaattttactctACAAATTGAAGCATTTAATTGTTTGGCAGATGCAGAATAAAACAACAGATtttcagctttaaaattgatccTCTATTGCTTTGTTTAACTTGTCATAGAAAGATGACGCTGACAATGAATCGCTTAGTGTCTCTAAATATGAGAAATGTATCAAAGACTTGGCGCTAACACAAATTATCTGGCCATTCTGATCGCAATCTTACAAGTTATCCACAACGTGCAACCTCAAGCTCAATTGGAATCGAAGTCCGAGTCCAGCTTCTTCTTGCCATTTCGATCACAGCAGAAACTTCCGCCCGCCTATGTGAATGGTGTGCTCAGTCTCAAGGGAAGTCTCTTGGCCAACAACTTTCAGCTCAGGCCAATAATCTACAGCAACGCCGGCGAAACAATGAACTTAAAACAGAATACGGGGAATCGAGAACTCAGCCCTGATTTGGGTTTAGGGGTAAACACAAAGACTGTAGAGCCAACGGAGGAGTCGAAACAATTGTTGGCCGAAACAAAGCAGAATTTTCGGGATCTCAGTGCTGATGCGAAGtcaccacagcaacagcaggagGCAAAACAGCAGCAGGTTGTGCAGGTACGTGATGAGGTCAAGGATCAGCTGCATCAGAAACTCGATCAGCTGCAACTGGAGCTGCGTAAGCAGGATGATCAGTTGATGCAACAAGATTTGCAATTGGCGGCACAGGTTTCCTCGGCAACTCCATCACCAATACAGCAAATGCCTGGCCCAGTTCATCCATCAGTTGAGCAGCTTGAGGCACAATCCCAGGGTCCACAGCAGGCTCAGTCCCCGTCGCAATCGGTCAACTTGCCACAAGCTGCACAGTCACAACCGCAACAGGAGCCGCAATCGGAGTTGACAACGTCTGTGAGGGATGCGCCGCCTTTGGCTGCCCAAGCGGATGGAGAGTCCAATTGTTATGCGAAGATGCAGTTGCTGCAGCAGCTCGCCGAGTATTTTGGTCAGAGtcagccacaacagcagcaacaacaactgcagctgcaacaacaacagcagcaacaacaaccgcaacgaGAACTTCGCTCGAATATTGCCAAGTTTTCTGATGAAGCTGAGAATGAGCCGCGCTTAGACAAGACAAAGACAACGGACCAATGTCCAGCAACGGAGAAAGAAACCACAGTGAAACCAAAAGTCTCTACCCAGCCAACAAAAAAGAagcctaaaaataaaaaactgccATGTTGCAGCAAACGACCCAAGACCAAGGGAtcatttaaatctttaaaactGCAGAATTTTAAGGTAGAGCAGAAGAATCTACAGAATCGACCTCATCGACATGCAATGAAACCCAATCTGAGAATCGATGCTTTTGCCACATTATTGCGGTATCGCAATAAACAAGGCGATTCTTCAGAAGTTCAACTCAGAGAACCTCAACGTCAGCAAGTAGATATAACTAAAAGTAGGCGGAAAAACAAGACAAAAGgaaaagcaaaggcaaagacGCGGATTCAACGTCGAGTGGTTACCAGAAAACAGATGCTGCAGGCTGAGATCAAGCTATGGCCCATCAAAATATCACACTGATACTATAGaagatatttgaatttttcgctaaatatattttataacttatGAAAGAtgctgttaaaaataataataagtctTGGATTTAAAGTAAGAGTTAATTAGTCGAAAAAAGAGACGCAGAAAGAGATCATCGCTCGTCATATTTTACctataagataaaaaaaaatattgtccGAACTTTTGTGTGATTGAAAAATCTATTTAGAtcgtttttaatatttattttcaaataaaaataaagcttgTCATCTGGAAagtaatttaagtttattcaaGTGCAAGTATTTGGTAAATGCTAAATTATATCCAAATAATAAGATATTGAATTCCAggttaaaaatagttttaattaatttgtcatGAAAagagatatttaatttattcgaAAATTGTCATATTGTCATATATGTTATGAGTAAAATTTGACTTGATAAGTCTTTAGAACTTGTCAATCTTTTTATATAAGTTTCAATATTGtcagcatttcaatttgtgttgGTTAGACAGCAAGGCTTTGTAATTCATAGATGCATTtggtatttaatattgttgttctGACTCACTAAATTGCGTTAAGGTCCATTTGTTAAGTCTGTTccgtattttgttgttgttgcaggcaATCCGGATACATTAATTTGCGGCAATTGCAGGGAATGCTTCAGCGAGCTGTCTGAGTTATTGGACCACAAGAAAAGTTACTGCAAGCTGAGGTTCACATGCAAGTGCCAGGATGTGGCATTTGCCGCAAGTAAGTTATCCCTGTCAGCCAGTGGGCAAAAAGAGGCGtggctgtttgttgtttttgtcggcaattaatttatgattgTTAAACACTTTTTGCCAAGCAACGAGGCTCGTTCGTTCGTCTCAATGTCCAATTTGTGTTTATCTAAGGCacaatgagtgtgtgtggagATTCCTTGGAGTCAGCAacatctgtctgtctgtggcATGTCCAACGCCTGCGGCTGCctgcaatttcatttaaaattgagttATTTATGCGACTAAGCCAACAGTGTCCTCCGCCTCTGTTCTGCCCTGGCAAATTCCAACTtaaataactaattaattCTTGCATATTTCGCACACGTACACACAGAAACGCCGCCAACGAGCGCCAAATTGCTTTGCGCCGTTTGCAAGGATGCATTCGCCAATCCTTGGGATTTGATGGTGCACGCACAGGCCGCACACATGGTTAACATTTACGAGCTGGGCGATGAGGTCGCTGCCACCGCTGGCgtcgccaccgccaccgccaccaccaacgccaacgccattgtcaatggcaacagcaacggcaacagcaacagccccaacactggcaacaacaacaatgcaaacgATGCAACGGCAATTGCAACCAATGGACATGGAATGGTTACGCCGTCGACGGCCGTTGTTGCCActcctgtctctgtctctgttgctgctgcctctgctgatGAGGCAACAACCATAACAAAGCGCATGCCAACGTCAGCAACACTTAACAAGGAgccaaataacaataacaaaattagcaacaataacaacaacaacaacaacagcagtaacaataacaacatcaatGGACACATGTCCCCTACTGCCGACGATGCACTAGCAACAAATGGCATTGATGTTGCTgccgacgacaacaacattgctgctgttgcagctgcagttgcagttgcagccaaCGATGGCCATGTCAGCAGCGATACTGAGACACACTCATTGGACGCCAAGTTTGGTCTTTGTGGCAGCCCCAAGGAGGTGTGTACAGCACATTGTTGCACATTCCAAGTGACAACTTAACTAAAAGTGTAATGTCTTCTTGTTGCAGGATCAGCAGCGTGATGATATGTCGTTGGATGGACGCCTCTCCAGCAGCTCGCAGACCCATCACTCCGATGACATCAACATGAGCATCAAGCTCCTCGACGGTTCGGTATCCTCGCGTGGCAGCTCCCCCGGCTTGGAGTCGGATGAACCGCCGGCAACACGCGCCTGCATTGTGCGTACCCTGAGCATTGTGAGTATGAGCAGAAAAACCAATAATTCCTTCAAGAAAtagtattaattattataattagttataaattataacCAAGAGAACggtatatcttttttttccttttgagATCTGATCCGATCTGTCATCATTAGCAATCAAAATCTCTTTAAATTCGAGTCATAGACCAAAAGTTGTGAAGAATTTAGCTgagcaattttttttcgtaaaCGTAGTttatattgtatcatttttaGAGTacaatctattttattttaaatcaaggatccttaaatttaaatgatgaataaaatatatagtcaTTTAAACTTAGTGACCTTAAACTGTACGTTcctctgattttttttaagcttcttaaatttttttgttcaattttatttagataatcattttaattgtatttaaattcttcATTTTTTCCAGGGGGCCGCTGGATCTGCAACTTCGCCCACTGCGAATGCCTTGAGTCTGATGTCGAATGGCCTCACTTTGGCACTAGCACCGCAATAAGCCAACATATTATCtagacataaatataaatcttaaCTGAAGTCATATTTGGATATTATTAAGTGTCAACAAATAGATAGATGTGCATGCAGATACAGTATTGAAAATACTCGtattgcttttggcttttgtgtaTTCGGAAATGCTATAATCGTATGGACGATGCAAGTGCAATTTATTCAGTATTTTTGTACTAGACTTAAACTGAAAGAGAGAcagtttaaacaaaaaaaaatgaacgtAAATTACAGCAAAacata
This genomic interval carries:
- the LOC117786379 gene encoding probable basic-leucine zipper transcription factor Q, which translates into the protein MKLSKLSNQTNSQDPQAVNSRIFVGNLNTFQCSKTDVERMFQIYGRLAGISMHKGYAFVQFTNPFDARNACHGEDGKTVLSQTLDVNMVAEPKAHQIGRKRQNVSKTGNDWDYFYDSYCSSALLRGGGGGVNGVRPKKRKRLMTSNNSLAAAVQQQQQQHGQHHHSAAAVAAAAAAAVHHQQQQQAVQQQHQQHQHQQQQHHHHHQQQVAAVAMAAMANLLPQQQLLLHQQNLLSNAAAAVATTAATTSAPSALHWSQFKQEQQQQQHQQQQQQQQQQQQQHFVAAATGFQLKSVIAGQSTTSPQNTKSAIIANQTALVEPYGAFSQQPSHHQQHQQQQQQQQQQQQQQLGCLLQPLTLALSPQQPQPLQLHSQLMQQQQHQQQQQQQQQQQQQQQQQQQQLQQHQQQQQQQQLAQEQLSLHQHWGPFKVYSNPDTLICGNCRECFSELSELLDHKKSYCKLRFTCKCQDVAFAAKTPPTSAKLLCAVCKDAFANPWDLMVHAQAAHMVNIYELGDEVAATAGVATATATTNANAIVNGNSNGNSNSPNTGNNNNANDATAIATNGHGMVTPSTAVVATPVSVSVAAASADEATTITKRMPTSATLNKEPNNNNKISNNNNNNNNSSNNNNINGHMSPTADDALATNGIDVAADDNNIAAVAAAVAVAANDGHVSSDTETHSLDAKFGLCGSPKEDQQRDDMSLDGRLSSSSQTHHSDDINMSIKLLDGSVSSRGSSPGLESDEPPATRACIVRTLSIGAAGSATSPTANALSLMSNGLTLALAPQ